One Nostoc punctiforme PCC 73102 DNA window includes the following coding sequences:
- a CDS encoding right-handed parallel beta-helix repeat-containing protein has translation MQKTPAIANITPTVIHSFNSSNKSDGSTSEAESVQNSDGKLYGTRYGGGANDKDLIFRVPPNDSNFNLFYLFREKYGQRTNPKIAATQSTTSLYVYVSPTGSDTGGDGSLGKPLRTLAYAAKRVQPNQNYTIYLNAGVYRETEATVLPPGVNIEGAGESSVTITSNSAIPAPGINTGSTDWSLLHYGSIIQLVSPSYSGSSPRYGAPSEMVEATDGNQTLSGFTIDGNGKTIKAGVWVENRNNVTMHNVTFKDFQHSGAVFTRGNMWWFVPLPEGKWMKNTTIYDCTFINSAADGVSGGSTGNLRLGGLDGAAIYNITIRENKGYGIKFMHVGHLRNVKIHDCDIQVPEVDSQWSEDASIELWNLSYGNEIYNVTSNTWLSMVNHAVMNDYQPTATHPSNLKMRNVRIKDIDGQSVKESIEVALSGVEISNSYFQDKGFGIAIWGGKAWGGSIENHNINIHNNIFANVARKVQFGFGNSAAVFIPDSASNIKIHNNVFDTLGNSLQLDSADKISIKNNVFLNSQGDDVQGGNNIAFTNNLRRNTNPAKPTWQIRFAANATNIQGDPRFTGTGDRWNTYYKAASSRSLVVDRGTNVGLPYSGSAPDIGRWEW, from the coding sequence ATGCAGAAAACTCCTGCGATCGCTAACATTACACCTACCGTTATTCATTCGTTTAATAGCAGTAATAAGTCCGATGGTTCGACTTCAGAGGCAGAATCTGTACAAAACAGCGATGGTAAGCTTTACGGTACGAGGTACGGGGGAGGCGCAAATGATAAAGACCTGATTTTTAGGGTTCCTCCTAATGATAGTAATTTCAACCTTTTCTATTTGTTTAGGGAGAAGTATGGTCAAAGGACTAATCCTAAAATTGCGGCTACCCAATCTACCACGAGCTTGTACGTCTACGTATCTCCCACAGGAAGCGACACCGGAGGCGATGGGTCGCTAGGCAAGCCGTTGAGGACGTTGGCCTATGCAGCAAAACGAGTTCAACCGAATCAAAACTACACGATTTACCTGAACGCAGGTGTCTATAGGGAAACGGAAGCGACGGTACTTCCGCCAGGTGTGAATATCGAGGGAGCAGGTGAATCAAGCGTGACTATCACTAGCAACAGTGCAATTCCTGCTCCAGGAATAAACACAGGTAGTACCGACTGGAGTCTTTTGCATTATGGAAGCATTATTCAGCTTGTCTCGCCTAGCTACTCCGGCTCAAGCCCTAGGTACGGGGCTCCTTCTGAAATGGTTGAGGCGACAGACGGCAATCAGACCTTAAGCGGCTTCACCATAGACGGGAACGGCAAGACCATCAAAGCCGGTGTCTGGGTAGAAAATCGTAATAACGTGACTATGCATAATGTCACGTTCAAAGATTTCCAGCACAGTGGTGCAGTTTTTACCCGTGGCAATATGTGGTGGTTCGTCCCGCTTCCAGAGGGAAAGTGGATGAAGAACACAACGATATATGATTGCACGTTTATCAACTCCGCAGCGGATGGAGTATCGGGAGGATCTACCGGGAACCTGAGACTTGGAGGGTTGGATGGCGCTGCCATCTACAACATTACTATCCGAGAAAATAAAGGATACGGCATCAAGTTCATGCATGTAGGTCATCTGCGTAACGTGAAGATTCACGATTGCGACATCCAGGTTCCGGAAGTCGATTCACAGTGGAGCGAGGATGCTTCCATTGAACTTTGGAATTTGAGTTATGGAAACGAAATCTACAACGTTACCTCTAATACGTGGTTATCGATGGTTAATCATGCAGTAATGAATGATTACCAGCCGACAGCTACACACCCAAGCAATCTCAAGATGCGAAACGTAAGAATAAAAGATATTGACGGACAGAGTGTTAAGGAGTCAATCGAGGTTGCCTTGAGTGGAGTTGAGATATCCAACTCCTACTTTCAGGATAAGGGCTTCGGTATTGCGATCTGGGGAGGGAAAGCATGGGGCGGAAGTATAGAAAATCACAACATCAACATCCACAATAATATTTTCGCAAATGTTGCTCGTAAAGTTCAATTTGGTTTCGGGAACAGTGCTGCCGTCTTCATTCCCGATTCAGCTTCCAACATCAAGATTCACAACAATGTGTTCGATACCTTAGGGAATAGTCTACAGCTCGACTCCGCAGACAAGATATCGATCAAAAATAATGTGTTCTTGAACTCTCAAGGAGACGATGTGCAAGGAGGTAACAACATTGCTTTCACTAATAATCTCCGCAGGAATACGAACCCAGCAAAACCAACTTGGCAGATCCGATTCGCGGCTAATGCGACAAACATCCAGGGCGATCCAAGATTTACAGGTACAGGCGACCGTTGGAACACTTACTACAAGGCGGCTTCGTCACGCAGTCTTGTGGTGGATAGAGGAACTAATGTAGGACTTCCTTACTCCGGTTCGGCACCTGACATCGGTCGATGGGAGTGGTAA
- the arsM gene encoding arsenosugar biosynthesis arsenite methyltransferase ArsM produces MTYLETAAQFYREVAETPQVGLCCVQSTPLQLPGLKIPLAMQEMNYGCGTTVHSTELGNQPTVLYVGVGGGLEALQFAYFSRYAGAVIAVEPVGAMREAAARNLEIAAQEDPWFDTSFVEIREGDAFNLPVADASVDIVAQNCLFNIFEPEDLNRALKEAYRVLKPGGRLQMSDPIATSQIPAHLQQDERLRAMCLSGALTYQEYTERITNAGFGQVEIRARRPYRLLDSQTYNLDEHLLLESLDSVSFKVDIPEDGACIFTGKTAIYAGSEPFFDDSAGHLLQRGIPAAVCDKTAAKLAAIKPAEIIVTNSTWHYIGGGCC; encoded by the coding sequence ATGACTTATCTAGAAACAGCAGCGCAATTCTACCGCGAAGTTGCCGAAACCCCACAAGTTGGACTTTGTTGTGTGCAAAGTACACCCCTGCAACTACCAGGGTTGAAAATTCCTTTGGCTATGCAGGAAATGAACTATGGTTGTGGCACTACCGTTCACTCCACCGAACTAGGAAATCAGCCTACTGTGCTTTATGTCGGCGTTGGTGGCGGCTTAGAAGCGTTGCAATTCGCTTATTTTTCCCGCTATGCAGGTGCTGTAATTGCCGTTGAACCGGTTGGGGCCATGCGGGAAGCAGCCGCACGCAATCTGGAAATTGCTGCTCAAGAAGACCCGTGGTTTGACACGAGTTTTGTAGAAATCCGCGAAGGTGATGCTTTTAACTTACCTGTTGCTGATGCTAGCGTCGATATCGTGGCGCAGAATTGTCTTTTCAACATCTTTGAGCCAGAAGATTTAAACCGTGCTTTAAAAGAAGCCTATCGGGTATTAAAACCAGGCGGACGTTTGCAGATGAGCGATCCAATTGCCACTAGCCAAATTCCAGCACATCTTCAACAAGATGAACGACTCAGAGCCATGTGTTTATCAGGCGCACTCACATATCAAGAGTATACTGAACGGATTACAAATGCTGGCTTTGGTCAAGTTGAAATTCGCGCCCGTCGTCCTTATCGTCTACTAGATTCCCAGACTTATAATTTAGACGAACACCTACTTTTAGAAAGCCTGGATTCTGTCTCCTTTAAAGTTGATATTCCAGAAGATGGTGCTTGCATTTTCACGGGAAAAACAGCAATTTATGCTGGCTCGGAACCCTTCTTCGATGACTCAGCCGGACATTTACTCCAGCGAGGTATTCCCGCAGCAGTATGTGATAAAACTGCTGCTAAACTTGCGGCTATCAAGCCAGCAGAAATAATTGTTACTAACTCGACCTGGCACTATATCGGTGGTGGTTGCTGTTAA
- a CDS encoding class I SAM-dependent methyltransferase, translating to MTDNLFTNKKLLFDRWAPSYDWLFPSVFYRAIHKRLLEYVDLPKPANVLDIGCGTGRLLERLATQFPDLRGTGLDFSANMLRLARQSNHHRPRLIYIEGKAESLPFADGQFDAVFSTISFLHYLEPKQVLSEIARVLSPGGRFYLVDINITSKKEAEPQLLPLTPRGIRLYSPNQRQLLGSSAGLLCLNHHYLLGPVLLTIFAKPPI from the coding sequence ATGACTGATAACTTGTTCACTAACAAAAAGTTACTTTTTGACCGATGGGCACCAAGTTATGACTGGCTCTTTCCTTCAGTGTTTTATCGAGCCATTCACAAACGCTTGCTGGAGTACGTCGATTTACCAAAGCCAGCAAATGTACTTGATATCGGTTGTGGTACTGGCCGCTTACTTGAGCGCCTTGCTACTCAGTTTCCCGACCTGCGGGGTACTGGATTGGATTTCTCTGCTAATATGTTGCGGTTAGCAAGACAGAGCAACCACCACCGTCCACGTTTAATTTATATTGAGGGCAAAGCTGAGTCTCTTCCCTTTGCTGATGGTCAATTTGATGCTGTTTTCAGCACTATCAGCTTCTTGCACTATTTGGAACCGAAACAGGTGCTTAGTGAAATAGCACGGGTACTTTCTCCCGGTGGACGCTTCTACTTAGTTGACATTAACATTACTTCTAAAAAAGAGGCAGAACCTCAATTATTGCCACTCACTCCCCGTGGAATTAGACTCTACAGTCCTAATCAACGTCAACTTCTTGGCTCTTCTGCTGGGCTATTGTGTTTGAATCACCACTATTTATTAGGGCCAGTCTTACTAACAATTTTTGCTAAACCTCCGATTTGA
- a CDS encoding Mo-dependent nitrogenase C-terminal domain-containing protein — protein sequence MTSFIQVRSHNDLLHPVREWLEKIEIHNSKLAHFLCKAIPAQCPFEQDIILFGRKLFHIPPMCKLNPLYEEVVGLRFKALCYLADKCGEDVTSYC from the coding sequence ATGACAAGCTTTATTCAAGTACGGTCACACAATGATTTACTACACCCAGTGCGCGAGTGGTTGGAAAAGATAGAAATTCATAACTCTAAATTGGCTCATTTCTTATGCAAAGCTATTCCTGCTCAGTGTCCCTTTGAGCAAGATATCATACTGTTTGGTCGGAAGCTATTTCATATTCCCCCGATGTGTAAATTAAATCCCCTATATGAGGAAGTGGTTGGTTTGCGTTTTAAAGCGCTCTGTTATCTTGCCGATAAATGTGGTGAAGATGTCACAAGCTATTGCTAA
- the arsS gene encoding arsenosugar biosynthesis radical SAM (seleno)protein ArsS (Some members of this family are selenoproteins.), translating into MQTQSKITLFKNKLNSPLAKKGISVLQINLGKRCNLACTHCHVEAGPKRTEELSPEVCEQLISLIHKFPEIQIVDLTGGAPEMNYGFKPLVEAARATGKQVIVRSNLTIYFEEGFADLPEYFARHQIRVVASLPCYLADNVEKMRGFGVFDSSVKALQWLNQLGYGKEENLILDLVFNPQLPITEKFSLAPEQTNLEQDYKMFLQEHFNILFNNLFTITNLPVGRTKIHLERRKLYSSYLQFLESNFNPGTVEHLMCLDQLSIDYLGNVYDCDFNQMMNLPAKTDNSATLTVSKLLEAGSLDLISEIQTAAYCYGCTAGCGSSCGGALL; encoded by the coding sequence ATGCAAACTCAATCAAAAATTACACTATTTAAAAATAAACTAAATTCCCCTTTGGCAAAAAAGGGGATCTCTGTTTTACAAATTAATCTAGGTAAGCGTTGTAACCTTGCCTGTACACACTGTCATGTCGAAGCTGGTCCAAAACGTACAGAAGAACTTTCTCCTGAAGTTTGCGAACAATTGATTTCGCTAATCCATAAATTTCCCGAAATTCAAATTGTGGATTTGACTGGTGGCGCACCAGAAATGAATTATGGATTTAAGCCATTAGTAGAAGCAGCAAGAGCAACCGGTAAGCAGGTGATTGTCCGGTCTAATTTGACTATTTATTTTGAAGAGGGATTTGCTGATTTACCAGAATATTTTGCTCGACACCAAATAAGAGTTGTAGCTTCCTTACCATGCTATTTAGCAGATAATGTTGAAAAAATGCGTGGTTTTGGCGTTTTTGATAGTTCAGTCAAAGCTTTGCAATGGCTTAACCAGCTCGGCTATGGTAAAGAGGAAAATTTAATTTTGGACTTGGTATTTAATCCTCAGTTACCCATTACTGAAAAATTTTCCTTAGCTCCCGAACAGACTAACCTAGAACAAGATTATAAAATGTTCTTACAAGAACATTTTAATATTCTATTTAATAACCTCTTCACCATTACTAACCTACCAGTTGGTAGAACTAAAATACATTTAGAACGGAGAAAACTGTACAGTAGCTATTTGCAGTTTTTAGAGTCAAATTTTAATCCTGGCACAGTTGAACATTTGATGTGCCTCGATCAACTTTCAATTGATTATCTAGGAAATGTATATGATTGTGACTTTAACCAGATGATGAATTTGCCTGCAAAAACTGACAATTCTGCAACCTTAACAGTTAGCAAATTGCTAGAAGCTGGCAGTCTAGACCTGATTAGTGAGATCCAAACTGCTGCTTATTGCTATGGTTGTACTGCTGGGTGTGGTTCTAGTTGTGGTGGTGCTTTGCTCTAA
- a CDS encoding response regulator transcription factor, which yields MTHILLVEDEVKLARFVELELNYEGYQVSIAYDGLTALTAARELHLDLVILDWVLPGLSGSEICRHLRNISDKLPIILLTVKDEVSDRIVGLDAGADDYLVKPFSVDELLTRVGAHLRRSWQVDSADVLEFEDLSLNRRTRQVYRDQRLIELTAKEFDLLEYLLAHPRQLITCDRILQEVWAYDFISDANIIELHIRYLRLKLEANNEKCLIQTVSGVGYTLHD from the coding sequence ATGACGCACATCTTACTGGTTGAAGATGAAGTCAAACTGGCGCGATTTGTCGAATTAGAATTAAATTATGAAGGCTATCAAGTCAGTATTGCCTACGATGGATTAACTGCACTCACCGCAGCGCGTGAGTTACATCTAGATTTAGTAATTTTAGACTGGGTGTTGCCTGGCTTATCGGGGTCAGAAATTTGCCGCCACCTGCGAAATATTAGTGATAAATTGCCGATAATATTATTAACCGTCAAAGATGAAGTAAGCGATCGCATTGTAGGCTTAGACGCTGGTGCTGATGATTACCTCGTTAAGCCCTTCAGTGTTGATGAATTATTAACCAGAGTTGGCGCTCACCTGCGAAGAAGTTGGCAAGTAGACAGCGCAGATGTTTTAGAATTTGAAGACCTGAGTTTAAATCGTCGCACGCGCCAAGTGTACCGAGATCAAAGGTTAATTGAGTTAACTGCTAAGGAATTTGATTTACTCGAATATTTACTGGCCCATCCACGACAGCTAATTACCTGCGATCGCATTTTACAAGAAGTTTGGGCTTACGACTTCATAAGCGATGCCAACATCATCGAACTTCATATACGCTACCTGCGTCTGAAACTTGAAGCCAATAACGAAAAGTGTCTCATTCAAACTGTGAGTGGTGTCGGCTACACATTGCATGATTGA
- a CDS encoding inorganic phosphate transporter, with protein MLLISLFIATLFLAYSNGANDNFKGVATLFGSRTSSYQTAILWATFTTLGGAATATFLASTLIKNFSGKGLVPDAIANLPEFHLAVAIATGLTVLIATLMGFPISTTHSLIGALVGAGLVAIGLKVNFAVLGTSFVLPLFLSPIVAIPFGAAIYSLSGYINSKWHLPVNQKMIDTCHFLSAGVVSFARGLNDTPKISSLILVIEYFSVQGGMITIAIAMALGGLLNSQKVAVTMSEKITSLNPPQGLSANIVTGILVIAASLFGLPVSTTHVSVGSIFGVGLTGKKANMGVFYQILLSWILTLPTAAIISGIIYRLLQG; from the coding sequence ATGTTGTTAATTAGTTTATTTATCGCTACGCTTTTTTTAGCATATTCTAATGGTGCCAATGACAACTTTAAAGGGGTAGCAACGTTGTTTGGTAGCCGAACTAGTAGCTATCAAACAGCAATTTTGTGGGCAACTTTCACAACTTTAGGTGGTGCAGCAACTGCAACTTTTTTGGCAAGTACACTAATTAAAAACTTCTCTGGTAAAGGATTAGTGCCTGATGCGATCGCTAATTTACCAGAGTTTCATCTCGCAGTTGCGATCGCAACTGGTCTAACTGTACTGATAGCCACCCTTATGGGGTTTCCCATTTCCACAACTCACAGTTTAATAGGTGCGCTGGTTGGCGCTGGATTAGTTGCGATCGGACTCAAAGTTAATTTTGCCGTTTTGGGAACTTCCTTTGTTTTGCCTTTATTTCTCAGTCCGATCGTGGCTATTCCCTTCGGAGCAGCAATTTACAGCTTATCTGGCTATATCAATTCCAAATGGCACCTACCAGTCAATCAAAAAATGATTGATACTTGCCATTTTCTCAGCGCCGGAGTTGTGAGTTTTGCTAGAGGATTAAATGATACTCCCAAAATTTCCTCACTTATTCTAGTTATTGAGTATTTTTCGGTTCAGGGGGGAATGATCACAATTGCGATCGCAATGGCACTTGGCGGTTTACTCAACTCCCAAAAAGTTGCTGTCACCATGAGTGAAAAGATTACCTCATTGAATCCTCCTCAAGGCTTATCAGCAAATATAGTAACTGGAATTCTAGTGATTGCAGCTAGTCTGTTTGGACTTCCTGTTTCCACCACTCATGTTTCAGTTGGTTCTATTTTTGGAGTCGGTTTGACTGGCAAAAAAGCCAATATGGGTGTGTTTTATCAGATACTATTATCGTGGATTTTAACTTTACCCACTGCTGCAATTATTAGTGGAATAATTTACCGATTATTACAAGGTTAG
- a CDS encoding GNAT family N-acetyltransferase yields the protein MNQSNLSLPSGCMLRKATSGDKWSIRLLVFSAKLDPTQLNWQQFWVIECGDNLVACGQLRNFSGAQELGSLVVASAWRGRGLGTLLTQHLINTATQPLYLECLGERLAQFYSRFNFVPISFEDLPQFPRTTGLSTLNDKFRLSQLAKKLLKVPVVFMEYRGHTNS from the coding sequence ATGAACCAGAGTAATCTATCGTTACCATCTGGGTGTATGCTTCGCAAGGCAACCTCTGGGGATAAGTGGTCAATTCGATTGCTGGTATTCTCAGCGAAACTCGACCCAACCCAATTAAACTGGCAGCAATTTTGGGTAATTGAATGCGGTGATAATCTCGTAGCTTGCGGACAGTTACGTAATTTTTCAGGGGCACAAGAACTTGGTAGTTTGGTCGTTGCATCAGCTTGGAGAGGTCGCGGTTTGGGTACTTTGCTAACGCAGCATTTGATTAATACAGCAACGCAACCACTTTATCTTGAATGTTTAGGTGAACGATTGGCACAGTTTTACAGTCGGTTTAATTTTGTACCAATATCTTTTGAAGACTTGCCACAATTTCCCAGAACAACAGGCTTGTCTACGCTCAACGATAAATTTAGATTGTCGCAATTAGCTAAAAAGCTGCTCAAAGTTCCTGTGGTATTTATGGAATATCGAGGTCATACTAATTCGTAA